In Flavobacterium sp. WV_118_3, one DNA window encodes the following:
- a CDS encoding NAD(P)/FAD-dependent oxidoreductase, with product MNANYDVIIIGGGAAGFFTAINIAESNSKLKIAILERGKEVLSKVRVSGGGRCNVTHACFIPNELVKFYPRGEKELKGPFHQFCSGDTIEWFERHGVELKIEDDGRMFPVTDSSQTIIDCFQLAVKKLGIDVLTGQSVQSLFRGEDYWKVETTQETFKTSKIVMATGSNPKMWEMMQTLGHSIVPPVPSLFTFNIKDPRIKDLMGVSAQATVKVKDSRLQASGPLLITHWGMSGPGILRLSAWGARELFAKNYQFVLQVNWLNDLDFEETAELLRELKKEHAKKGIVKKSPFDFPNRLWESLVLASGISAETKWADLSRKQLDDLATQLVNGSYPVNGKSTFKEEFVTAGGIDLKEINFKTMESKIVPDLYFAGEILDIDAITGGFNFQNAWTGGFLVAKNFSN from the coding sequence ATGAATGCAAACTACGATGTTATCATTATAGGTGGTGGAGCGGCCGGTTTTTTTACGGCTATCAACATTGCCGAAAGCAATTCGAAACTAAAAATAGCCATTCTCGAGCGTGGTAAAGAAGTGCTTTCCAAAGTGCGTGTTTCCGGGGGGGGACGATGTAATGTAACGCACGCCTGTTTTATTCCGAATGAACTGGTTAAATTTTATCCAAGAGGCGAAAAAGAACTAAAAGGCCCTTTTCACCAGTTTTGCTCGGGTGATACGATCGAATGGTTTGAACGCCATGGAGTAGAATTAAAAATTGAAGACGATGGAAGAATGTTTCCGGTCACCGATAGTTCGCAAACCATAATCGATTGTTTTCAACTGGCGGTTAAAAAACTGGGAATTGATGTGCTAACCGGACAAAGTGTACAATCGCTTTTTCGGGGTGAAGACTATTGGAAAGTAGAGACGACACAGGAGACCTTTAAAACTTCAAAAATAGTGATGGCTACGGGTAGCAATCCGAAAATGTGGGAAATGATGCAAACCTTAGGGCATTCCATTGTACCACCGGTACCATCTCTTTTTACCTTTAATATTAAAGATCCTAGAATTAAGGATTTAATGGGCGTTTCGGCTCAGGCTACCGTAAAAGTAAAAGACAGTCGACTACAGGCTTCCGGTCCGTTATTGATCACCCATTGGGGAATGAGTGGCCCTGGAATTTTAAGGCTTTCCGCTTGGGGTGCTCGGGAATTGTTTGCTAAAAATTACCAGTTTGTACTACAGGTAAATTGGTTAAATGACCTCGATTTTGAGGAAACGGCCGAATTACTTCGCGAACTTAAAAAGGAACACGCCAAAAAAGGAATCGTAAAAAAATCACCATTTGATTTCCCGAACCGATTATGGGAAAGTTTGGTACTGGCTTCCGGGATTTCGGCGGAAACCAAATGGGCCGATTTGTCCCGTAAACAATTGGATGATCTCGCCACACAATTGGTAAACGGCTCGTATCCGGTAAACGGAAAGAGCACCTTTAAAGAAGAGTTTGTGACCGCCGGAGGAATCGATTTAAAAGAGATCAATTTTAAAACGATGGAAAGTAAAATCGTACCGGATTTGTATTTTGCGGGAGAAATTCTGGACATTGATGCGATTACAGGTGGCTTTAATTTTCAAAATGCATGGACTGGAGGATTTCTTGTGGCTAAAAACTTCTCAAATTGA
- a CDS encoding glycerophosphodiester phosphodiesterase family protein, translated as MIHKIGHRGAKGFLAENTLESFSKALDLGANAIELDVHVCATGEIVVIHDFTVDRTTDGFGEVHQLSLSELKKFKIEALYTIPLLEEVLDLIAGKCWINVELKGHGTAEPVAGLIERYVNEKGWEYADFVVSSFQKEELKRIKKINPEIPIGVLTQASVEQAIHWADQLSAQAIHPHFSLLTEDNCKEAQAKGYAIFTWTVNEEDDIRRVKALGITGIISDYPNRL; from the coding sequence ATGATTCATAAAATTGGGCATAGAGGCGCTAAAGGTTTTCTGGCGGAAAACACGTTGGAATCCTTTAGTAAAGCACTGGATTTGGGTGCCAATGCGATCGAATTGGATGTGCATGTTTGTGCTACCGGAGAAATTGTGGTAATCCATGATTTTACGGTAGACCGTACGACCGATGGTTTCGGAGAAGTACATCAGTTATCCCTTTCAGAATTAAAAAAGTTCAAGATTGAAGCATTGTACACGATTCCTTTATTAGAAGAAGTATTGGATTTAATAGCTGGAAAATGTTGGATTAATGTGGAATTAAAAGGACACGGAACAGCAGAACCTGTCGCTGGACTAATTGAGCGATATGTTAATGAAAAAGGCTGGGAGTATGCCGATTTTGTAGTTTCCAGTTTCCAGAAAGAAGAATTAAAAAGAATTAAAAAAATAAACCCTGAAATTCCAATCGGAGTACTCACTCAGGCCAGTGTAGAACAAGCGATCCATTGGGCTGATCAATTATCGGCCCAGGCGATTCACCCGCATTTTTCATTGCTAACCGAAGATAATTGCAAAGAAGCGCAAGCAAAAGGATATGCAATTTTTACCTGGACTGTTAATGAAGAAGATGATATCCGCCGTGTAAAAGCATTGGGTATTACCGGTATCATTTCCGATTATCCGAACAGATTATGA
- a CDS encoding dipeptidase, whose translation MDTIKQYVQENKERFINELVDLLKIPSVSADSAYSQDVIDTANAVKASLEKAGCDFVELCETPGYPIVYGEKIIDPKLPTVLVYGHYDVQPADPIELWTSPPFEPVIKTTELHPDGAIFARGACDDKGQMYMHVKALEYMVQTNTLPCNVKFMIEGEEEVGSASLGWFVERNQEKLANDVILISDTGMISNTQPSITTGLRGLSYVEVEVTGPNRDLHSGLYGGAVANPINILAKMIASLHDENNHITIPGFYDKVQELSTEERAEMAKAPFSLENYKKALNIDDVYGETGYVTNERNSIRPTLDVNGIWGGYTGEGAKTVIASKAHAKISMRLVPNQDWKEITELFQKHFESIAPKAVKVVVKPHHGGQGYVTPIDSIGYQAAAKAYNDTFGVQPIPVRSGGSIPIVALFEKELKSKTILMGFGLDSDAIHSPNEHFGVFNYLKGIETIPLFYKYFTELSK comes from the coding sequence ATGGATACTATTAAACAATACGTTCAGGAAAATAAAGAACGTTTTATAAACGAATTAGTTGATTTATTAAAAATTCCCTCTGTAAGTGCCGACAGTGCTTACTCCCAAGATGTTATCGATACCGCCAATGCCGTTAAAGCCAGTCTGGAAAAAGCCGGATGCGATTTTGTAGAGCTTTGCGAGACACCAGGCTACCCTATTGTATACGGTGAAAAAATCATCGATCCGAAATTACCTACGGTTTTAGTATACGGTCATTATGACGTACAACCGGCCGATCCGATCGAATTATGGACCTCTCCGCCGTTCGAACCGGTAATCAAAACAACCGAATTACACCCTGACGGTGCTATTTTTGCGCGTGGCGCCTGCGACGACAAAGGTCAGATGTACATGCACGTAAAAGCATTGGAGTATATGGTCCAAACCAACACACTTCCGTGTAACGTTAAATTCATGATCGAAGGTGAAGAAGAAGTGGGTTCTGCCAGCTTAGGATGGTTTGTTGAACGCAACCAGGAAAAACTGGCTAACGACGTAATTCTGATTTCCGATACGGGAATGATTTCCAATACGCAGCCTTCCATCACAACCGGCCTTAGAGGTCTGAGTTATGTGGAAGTGGAAGTAACCGGACCAAATCGCGATTTACATTCCGGATTATACGGTGGAGCCGTAGCCAATCCGATTAATATACTGGCCAAAATGATTGCGTCACTTCACGATGAAAACAATCATATTACCATTCCGGGATTCTATGATAAAGTACAGGAACTTTCAACAGAAGAAAGAGCCGAAATGGCAAAAGCACCTTTCTCTTTGGAGAATTATAAAAAAGCCCTAAATATTGACGATGTATACGGAGAAACCGGTTATGTAACCAACGAACGAAATTCCATCCGTCCAACATTGGATGTAAACGGAATCTGGGGCGGTTATACCGGTGAAGGCGCTAAAACCGTTATCGCCAGCAAGGCACATGCCAAAATATCGATGCGTTTGGTACCGAATCAGGATTGGAAAGAAATTACCGAATTATTCCAGAAACATTTCGAAAGCATCGCTCCTAAAGCCGTTAAAGTGGTTGTAAAACCACACCACGGCGGACAAGGTTATGTAACTCCGATCGACAGTATTGGCTATCAGGCGGCTGCCAAAGCGTATAACGATACCTTTGGTGTACAACCGATTCCGGTACGTTCCGGCGGAAGTATTCCAATCGTAGCTTTATTCGAAAAAGAATTGAAAAGCAAAACCATTTTAATGGGATTCGGATTGGATAGCGATGCCATCCATTCGCCAAACGAGCATTTCGGTGTATTTAATTACCTGAAAGGAATCGAAACCATTCCATTGTTCTACAAATATTTTACCGAACTGAGTAAATAG
- a CDS encoding rRNA adenine N-6-methyltransferase family protein produces the protein MDKKFISEVLKSGGTIGALSPSSSFLAKKMLRPIRFKTARCIVEYGPGTGIFTLKLLERLHPEGKLLIFEVNKEFYEALKQINDPRLIVINDSAEKIESYLRHYHCSHADFIVSSLPLTVLPENMVHNILINSKYCLSESGAFIQFQYSLKLRSKLKSVFSKVKIRFTFFNIPPAFVFICRK, from the coding sequence TTGGACAAAAAATTTATATCCGAAGTCCTGAAATCAGGAGGAACTATTGGTGCTTTGTCACCGAGTTCCTCCTTTTTGGCTAAAAAAATGCTACGGCCAATCCGATTTAAAACCGCGCGTTGTATCGTAGAGTATGGTCCGGGCACAGGAATTTTCACTTTAAAACTGCTGGAAAGACTACATCCCGAAGGAAAATTACTCATTTTTGAAGTCAACAAAGAGTTTTACGAAGCTTTAAAACAAATCAACGATCCCCGTCTGATTGTAATCAACGACAGTGCTGAAAAAATCGAATCGTATTTGCGTCACTACCATTGTTCGCATGCCGATTTTATCGTATCGTCGCTCCCGCTTACCGTATTACCGGAAAATATGGTTCATAATATATTGATCAACTCAAAATATTGCCTTTCGGAATCCGGTGCTTTTATACAGTTTCAATATTCGCTAAAATTGCGTTCGAAGCTAAAATCTGTTTTCTCAAAAGTAAAAATCCGCTTTACTTTTTTCAACATTCCACCTGCTTTTGTTTTTATCTGCCGTAAATAA
- a CDS encoding DUF4407 domain-containing protein yields MLKRFFMLCSGADKNLIDSCSNGEQNKYAGIGATVFFTAVMAFIASAYALYTVFDNAYTAVFFGIVWGLLIFNLDRFIVSTIRKRDRFWSEFLQATPRIILAMIIAIVISKPLEIKIFEKEINTVLLKEKNAMALANKKEVSNYFQTDLSKNKAEIDGLKADILKKEKEVNDLYTTYITEAEGTKGTLKLGKGPVYKEKRDKHDAALKELDTLRKVNLARIIEKEAKAKTLQAELDKKVSDTQPVIDGFDGLMARINALNKLPSLPSIFIMLLFLAIETSPIIAKLLAAKSEYDFKLEDSEMALKTLLEQNNYQRELQRTTDAGIYDDVYAEIRQDRGLYDYKKKKAIELLEMQADNFSEKQKKAL; encoded by the coding sequence ATGTTAAAACGTTTTTTTATGCTGTGCTCCGGCGCAGACAAAAACCTCATCGATTCCTGTAGTAACGGGGAACAAAACAAATACGCCGGGATCGGAGCAACCGTATTTTTCACTGCCGTTATGGCTTTTATCGCAAGTGCCTACGCCTTGTATACCGTTTTCGACAATGCGTATACGGCCGTTTTCTTTGGGATCGTCTGGGGATTGCTTATTTTTAATCTGGATCGTTTTATCGTTTCAACCATTCGGAAACGCGACCGCTTCTGGAGCGAATTCCTACAAGCAACGCCACGGATTATTCTGGCAATGATCATCGCTATTGTTATCTCCAAACCATTGGAGATTAAAATATTCGAAAAGGAAATCAATACCGTATTACTTAAAGAAAAAAATGCCATGGCTTTGGCAAATAAAAAGGAAGTCTCCAATTATTTCCAAACGGATCTGTCCAAAAATAAAGCCGAAATTGACGGTCTGAAAGCGGATATTCTTAAAAAAGAAAAAGAGGTTAACGATCTTTATACAACCTATATCACCGAAGCCGAAGGAACCAAAGGAACCCTAAAACTAGGCAAAGGTCCGGTTTATAAAGAAAAACGCGATAAACACGATGCGGCTTTAAAAGAATTGGATACGTTGCGGAAAGTAAATCTGGCCAGGATCATCGAAAAAGAGGCCAAAGCAAAGACTTTACAGGCCGAACTGGATAAAAAAGTGAGCGATACCCAACCGGTAATCGACGGTTTCGACGGTTTGATGGCGCGTATCAATGCGCTAAACAAACTACCAAGTCTGCCTTCGATTTTTATTATGCTTTTGTTTTTAGCGATCGAAACCTCACCCATTATTGCGAAGTTATTAGCCGCCAAAAGCGAATACGATTTTAAACTGGAAGATTCCGAAATGGCGCTTAAAACGCTGTTGGAACAAAACAACTACCAACGGGAATTGCAACGCACTACCGATGCCGGTATTTATGACGATGTGTATGCCGAAATACGACAGGATCGTGGATTGTACGACTATAAAAAGAAAAAAGCAATCGAATTACTGGAAATGCAAGCCGACAATTTTTCGGAAAAACAGAAAAAAGCACTCTAA
- a CDS encoding beta-hydroxyacyl-ACP dehydratase, producing the protein MEKGKDVETLIPHRAPFLFVDEILSANEKEIIGVYTFKKDTDVFIKGSFPELEFVPGTILIESMAQCGGAGVRLLGVSKGVFALAQIESAQFFKAVTYDEQVRYEIAIQRMSEKIIKQSGIAYVGDVKVVEASWMSIRIDSAQ; encoded by the coding sequence ATGGAAAAAGGTAAAGACGTAGAAACACTGATTCCGCACCGGGCACCGTTCCTGTTTGTAGATGAAATTCTTTCGGCTAACGAAAAAGAAATCATAGGAGTATATACCTTTAAAAAAGATACGGATGTCTTTATAAAAGGTAGTTTTCCAGAACTCGAATTCGTGCCGGGAACAATACTGATCGAATCGATGGCACAATGCGGAGGCGCCGGCGTACGGTTATTAGGTGTTTCAAAAGGTGTTTTTGCCCTTGCGCAGATCGAAAGTGCCCAATTCTTTAAAGCCGTAACCTATGACGAACAGGTGCGATACGAAATTGCGATACAACGGATGAGCGAAAAAATCATCAAACAATCCGGAATTGCTTATGTTGGCGATGTCAAAGTAGTAGAAGCTTCCTGGATGTCCATCCGGATTGATTCGGCTCAATAA
- a CDS encoding PH domain-containing protein: MKDQIKKFLNEDQDPKAIEKITSKLQDLLMRNEEVGYIGVQKKPAITVFPDSIVLTNKRIIMCRPKNLGLSMDFVDYNWDDIAGAFVKENILGSEFSFSTKSDLTISIDYIPKTQARKLYTFAKEQMDALKEPLNPVQAAPVTEPTPVAEAFVEEVEEVEEIEAEEVTSFAEILPATPVSYQEPVVETPAPTQTASGDKKLSDLTKEELFEKLQNYKKLLDNGLILQGEYDTLKKEILTYM; this comes from the coding sequence ATGAAAGATCAAATTAAAAAGTTTTTAAACGAAGACCAGGATCCGAAAGCCATTGAGAAAATTACGTCCAAATTACAGGATTTGCTGATGCGAAATGAAGAGGTAGGCTATATCGGTGTACAAAAAAAACCGGCGATCACCGTATTTCCGGACAGTATTGTACTGACGAACAAACGCATTATTATGTGTCGTCCGAAAAACCTGGGACTATCAATGGATTTTGTAGATTATAATTGGGATGATATCGCCGGAGCCTTTGTAAAAGAAAATATTTTGGGTTCCGAATTCTCCTTTTCGACCAAAAGTGACCTGACGATCTCGATTGATTATATTCCGAAAACACAGGCGCGAAAACTATACACCTTTGCCAAAGAACAGATGGACGCTTTAAAAGAACCGTTAAATCCGGTACAAGCGGCACCTGTTACGGAACCAACACCGGTTGCCGAAGCATTTGTAGAGGAAGTGGAAGAAGTGGAAGAAATCGAAGCCGAAGAAGTAACCAGTTTTGCTGAAATATTGCCGGCTACTCCGGTTAGTTATCAGGAACCGGTTGTCGAAACGCCGGCACCGACACAAACGGCATCGGGAGACAAAAAATTAAGCGACCTGACCAAAGAGGAGCTTTTCGAAAAATTGCAGAATTATAAAAAATTACTGGACAACGGGCTAATTCTTCAGGGTGAGTACGATACCTTGAAAAAAGAGATTTTAACTTATATGTAA
- a CDS encoding MmcQ/YjbR family DNA-binding protein: protein MDIQTYYEYCLSKKGVTEHFPFDEDTLVFKVGGKMFALSSLKEWENGRPSINLKCDPEKAQELRGLFDDIKPGYHMSKIHWNTVTVNGELPDKFVRELIAHSYDLIFNSLTKKIQSEINQSEN from the coding sequence ATGGATATACAGACGTATTATGAGTATTGTTTGTCTAAAAAAGGGGTAACCGAACATTTTCCTTTCGATGAAGATACGCTGGTGTTTAAAGTAGGTGGAAAAATGTTTGCTCTTTCGTCATTAAAAGAATGGGAAAATGGTCGTCCGTCCATAAATTTAAAATGTGATCCGGAAAAGGCACAAGAATTGCGGGGACTATTTGACGATATCAAACCGGGATATCATATGAGTAAAATACATTGGAATACCGTTACGGTAAACGGCGAATTACCGGATAAATTTGTCAGAGAACTGATCGCGCATTCGTATGATTTGATCTTTAACAGCCTGACAAAGAAAATACAAAGTGAAATTAATCAGTCCGAAAATTAG
- a CDS encoding DUF4260 domain-containing protein, protein MKKILQLEEAALFLAGLILFLQLNLTWWWFPLLLLVPDVSMLGYLFGNKIGAWSYNFAHHKAVAIIVYFIGIYTVNKNLELAGIILFCHSSMDRVFGYGLKYIEGFSKTHLGIIGKHKTQ, encoded by the coding sequence ATGAAAAAAATACTCCAATTAGAAGAAGCGGCCCTGTTTTTAGCGGGATTAATCTTGTTTTTACAACTGAATTTGACCTGGTGGTGGTTTCCGTTATTATTGTTAGTACCCGATGTATCGATGTTGGGCTATCTGTTTGGAAATAAAATTGGAGCCTGGAGTTATAATTTTGCGCATCATAAAGCAGTAGCCATTATCGTCTATTTTATCGGGATTTATACGGTAAATAAAAATCTGGAACTGGCAGGAATCATTTTGTTTTGTCATTCCAGTATGGATCGGGTTTTTGGCTATGGATTAAAGTATATCGAAGGCTTTTCGAAAACACATTTGGGAATAATAGGAAAACATAAAACACAATAA
- a CDS encoding cyclase family protein, whose amino-acid sequence MKAIIHHKNQDFEVNLAQPIDISIPITNTDQNPIAWYIEKPVIEPVRFGDWIGKVSEGKSSTNFNNIFFNPHGHGTHTECLGHITRDFYSINQSLQQFFFTAELVSIQPEQQGDDWVITKAQIATALGDKKPEAIVIRTLPNAAEKKSRNYSNTNPPYLDEAAATFICETGIEHLLIDLPSVDKEHDEGKLLAHKAFWNVTDVGNLNSDARTTATITEMIFVKDTISDGSYLLNIQIASFENDASPSKPILYTIQ is encoded by the coding sequence ATGAAAGCCATCATCCATCATAAAAACCAGGATTTTGAAGTCAATTTAGCACAGCCTATCGACATTTCAATACCCATAACCAATACCGATCAGAATCCGATTGCCTGGTATATCGAAAAACCGGTTATCGAACCGGTACGTTTCGGCGATTGGATTGGGAAAGTAAGCGAAGGAAAATCATCGACCAATTTTAATAATATCTTTTTTAATCCGCACGGACATGGTACCCATACCGAATGTCTGGGGCATATTACCCGCGATTTTTACAGTATTAATCAGTCGTTGCAACAGTTTTTCTTTACAGCCGAACTGGTTTCCATACAACCGGAACAACAAGGGGACGACTGGGTGATCACCAAAGCACAAATAGCGACAGCATTGGGCGATAAAAAGCCGGAAGCCATCGTAATCCGTACCCTTCCGAATGCTGCCGAAAAAAAATCCCGTAACTATTCGAATACCAATCCGCCGTATCTGGACGAGGCGGCGGCTACTTTTATTTGTGAAACGGGAATCGAACATCTGTTAATCGATTTGCCTAGTGTAGACAAAGAACATGATGAAGGGAAACTATTGGCACATAAAGCCTTCTGGAATGTGACGGATGTTGGTAATTTGAATTCGGATGCCCGAACAACTGCGACGATTACGGAAATGATCTTTGTAAAAGATACTATTTCCGATGGAAGCTATTTGCTCAACATACAAATCGCCTCTTTTGAGAACGATGCGTCACCAAGTAAACCAATACTTTATACCATACAATGA
- the hemW gene encoding radical SAM family heme chaperone HemW gives MAGIYIHIPFCKQACHYCDFHFSTSLKKKDEMIAALVRELQLRQKELGNETVETIYFGGGTPSILPITDIRLLIDTIYELFNVADNPEITVEANPDDLSEERIIALSENGINRLSIGIQSFFEQDLKLMNRAHNATEALKCLQIATQYFDNISIDLIYGTPGMDNQRWLENIQQALDLGIPHISSYALTVEPKTALQQFIKKGIVPQPDDAVAHEQFLLLVDQLETNGFVHYELSNFGKENYFSQNNSAYWLGKKYLGIGPSAHSYDGIHRSWNIANNTLYIKTIAEDKLPLEIEALTPTDRYNEYVMTGLRTIWGVSIDRIEAEFGPVYKDYLLQEAQQYRDSGKLELKNNILRTTREGKFFSDGIASDLFFVD, from the coding sequence TTGGCAGGAATTTATATCCACATACCGTTTTGTAAGCAGGCGTGTCACTACTGCGACTTTCATTTTTCAACTTCTTTAAAGAAAAAGGATGAAATGATAGCCGCATTGGTTCGCGAACTGCAACTCCGTCAAAAAGAATTGGGTAATGAAACGGTGGAAACCATTTACTTTGGCGGCGGAACACCGAGCATTTTACCCATAACGGATATTCGTTTACTTATCGATACGATTTACGAACTTTTTAACGTGGCGGATAACCCGGAAATCACCGTAGAAGCTAATCCTGACGATTTATCGGAAGAACGGATTATCGCGTTGTCGGAAAACGGAATCAATCGATTAAGTATCGGAATCCAATCGTTTTTTGAACAGGATCTGAAATTGATGAACCGGGCGCACAATGCAACCGAAGCTTTAAAATGCCTTCAGATTGCGACACAATATTTCGACAATATCTCAATTGATCTGATTTACGGAACACCGGGAATGGACAATCAGCGTTGGCTTGAAAACATTCAACAGGCGTTGGATTTAGGTATTCCGCATATTTCGAGTTATGCACTAACGGTCGAGCCTAAAACCGCTTTACAACAATTTATCAAAAAAGGAATTGTACCGCAACCGGATGATGCGGTGGCACACGAGCAGTTTTTATTGTTAGTTGATCAGTTGGAAACAAATGGATTTGTGCATTACGAATTGTCCAATTTTGGAAAGGAAAACTACTTTTCGCAAAATAATTCAGCCTACTGGCTGGGTAAAAAATACCTGGGAATTGGTCCTTCGGCACACAGTTATGATGGAATCCATCGCAGTTGGAATATCGCTAATAATACTTTGTATATTAAAACTATCGCAGAAGATAAACTGCCGTTGGAAATCGAAGCATTAACACCAACCGACCGTTATAACGAATATGTGATGACCGGATTGCGAACCATCTGGGGCGTATCGATTGACCGTATTGAAGCCGAATTTGGCCCGGTTTATAAAGACTATCTTTTACAGGAAGCACAGCAGTATCGGGATAGTGGAAAACTGGAACTGAAAAACAACATCTTGCGAACAACCCGCGAAGGAAAATTCTTTAGCGATGGTATTGCGAGTGACTTGTTTTTTGTGGATTAA
- the ruvC gene encoding crossover junction endodeoxyribonuclease RuvC, translating to MANERIILGIDPGTTIMGFGLIKVINKKMEFLQLNELQLSKYDDHYTKLRIIFERTIELIETHHPDEIAIEAPFFGKNVQSMLKLGRAQGVAMAAGLSRQIPITEYEPKKIKMAITGNGNASKEQVAKMLQQLLGLKELPKNLDSTDGLAAAVCHFFNSGKVTVGKSYSGWDAFVKQNEDRVKK from the coding sequence TTGGCAAACGAACGCATCATATTAGGAATTGATCCCGGTACCACAATCATGGGATTCGGTTTGATAAAGGTTATCAATAAAAAAATGGAGTTTTTACAATTAAATGAATTGCAATTGTCCAAATACGATGATCATTATACTAAACTGCGAATCATTTTTGAACGTACTATCGAGTTGATCGAAACCCATCATCCGGACGAAATCGCAATTGAAGCACCGTTTTTTGGAAAAAACGTCCAATCGATGTTAAAACTTGGGCGAGCGCAGGGTGTGGCGATGGCGGCAGGTTTGTCCCGTCAGATTCCAATCACGGAATACGAACCGAAAAAAATCAAAATGGCGATTACCGGAAACGGAAATGCGAGTAAGGAGCAAGTGGCTAAAATGTTACAACAATTACTGGGATTAAAAGAATTGCCGAAAAACCTGGACAGTACCGACGGTTTGGCGGCTGCCGTTTGTCATTTTTTTAATTCCGGAAAAGTGACCGTTGGTAAGAGTTATTCCGGTTGGGATGCTTTTGTAAAACAAAATGAAGATCGGGTAAAAAAATAA
- a CDS encoding glycosyltransferase: MEILILLFCLIFIDYALFIGLLIYGSAKVKSFDSSPKKAQTSFSIVVPFRNEAANLSDLLASFAVLDYPKELFEIIFVDDASEDESVRLINTWRMEHTAFHVTILDNVRTTNAPKKDAITRAVSISKKDWIVTTDADCRVPYQWLLTLDKCVQQQNPAMIAGAVNLPKDPGLLSHFQQMDILSLQGATLGSFGLNEAFMCNGANLAYHRRLFSELDGFNGNTNIASGDDVFLLQKAIAHDPERVFYLKTKAAIVQTKPLKSWKAVFLQHVRWASKSGAYQSDFSKGLAFVVFLANCCLLTVLVLAITEQISWLLLLGFTLLKFTVDWILIWQTNRLLDMKMTSVLISSIIYPFFSVAVALFSLNGSYSWKGRMFTSLRSK, encoded by the coding sequence ATGGAAATCCTAATCCTTCTTTTTTGCCTGATTTTTATCGATTATGCACTTTTTATCGGCTTACTCATCTACGGATCTGCAAAAGTAAAATCCTTTGATAGTAGCCCGAAAAAGGCACAAACTTCTTTTTCGATTGTGGTTCCTTTCCGGAATGAAGCTGCGAATTTATCGGACTTATTAGCGTCATTTGCCGTATTGGATTATCCGAAAGAATTGTTCGAAATTATTTTTGTGGATGATGCTTCCGAAGATGAATCAGTTCGTTTGATCAATACCTGGCGTATGGAACATACCGCTTTTCATGTGACGATACTGGACAATGTTCGTACCACAAATGCTCCCAAAAAAGATGCCATTACCCGCGCGGTTTCCATTTCAAAAAAAGATTGGATTGTGACCACCGATGCCGATTGTCGTGTTCCTTACCAATGGTTGTTAACCCTGGACAAATGCGTTCAGCAACAAAATCCTGCAATGATTGCCGGAGCGGTTAACCTGCCAAAAGATCCCGGATTGTTGTCCCATTTCCAACAGATGGATATACTGAGTTTGCAGGGCGCTACTTTGGGCAGTTTTGGACTTAACGAAGCCTTTATGTGTAATGGCGCCAATCTGGCTTATCATCGTCGGCTATTTTCCGAACTGGATGGCTTTAATGGAAACACCAATATTGCCAGTGGAGATGACGTTTTTTTACTACAAAAAGCCATTGCGCACGATCCGGAGCGGGTATTTTATTTAAAAACCAAAGCGGCTATCGTTCAAACGAAACCGCTAAAAAGCTGGAAGGCAGTTTTCTTACAACATGTGCGTTGGGCATCTAAATCCGGGGCCTATCAATCGGATTTTTCAAAAGGACTGGCGTTTGTTGTTTTCCTTGCCAATTGCTGTCTGTTAACGGTACTGGTACTTGCCATTACGGAGCAAATAAGCTGGTTATTGCTGTTAGGCTTTACACTTCTAAAATTTACAGTCGACTGGATATTAATATGGCAAACGAACCGTTTACTTGATATGAAGATGACTTCAGTATTGATCAGTAGTATTATCTATCCGTTTTTTTCGGTTGCTGTTGCCTTGTTTTCCCTTAATGGTTCCTATTCGTGGAAAGGAAGGATGTTTACTTCTCTACGTTCAAAATAA